One segment of Candidatus Neomarinimicrobiota bacterium DNA contains the following:
- a CDS encoding zinc-binding dehydrogenase: MKTTAAVLVETGKPLELMDIEIPKLKEGQVLVDVLYSGICRTQVLECRGHKGEDKFLPHCLGHEGTGKVLEVGIGVTKVKEDDYVLLSWMKGEGYDVPGTVYGSNGYRINAGGITTFMNQSVISENRLTRIDGSLPLDEAALLGCAVPTGFGVLRNTVIAKKGDSVVVFGVGGIGQCVVQGAKIAGCDPIIAVDLFDDKLVTAKSVGATHLINPTECDPIEEIRKISADGLDYAVEATGIPRVMAQALASVRVRGGSVIVIGNAKEGDLLQLDPHELNMGKNILGTWGGDNDPDKDFPEYLEMFESGVIDLAPLITQSYTLEQVNQAIDDLDTGKTLRPIIQTSNGFN, encoded by the coding sequence TTGAAAACGACTGCAGCGGTATTAGTTGAAACAGGGAAACCTCTTGAACTTATGGATATAGAAATTCCAAAACTGAAAGAGGGTCAGGTGCTTGTGGATGTATTATACAGCGGTATATGCCGCACACAAGTTCTCGAATGCCGCGGACACAAAGGTGAAGACAAGTTCCTGCCGCATTGTCTCGGACATGAAGGGACGGGAAAAGTTTTGGAAGTCGGGATCGGGGTCACAAAGGTAAAAGAAGATGATTATGTTTTGCTTTCCTGGATGAAGGGCGAGGGCTATGACGTTCCGGGCACTGTTTACGGGAGTAACGGCTACCGGATAAACGCGGGCGGTATTACCACTTTTATGAATCAGAGTGTGATCAGCGAGAACAGACTTACCAGGATAGACGGTAGCTTACCTTTGGATGAAGCAGCGCTTTTGGGCTGTGCGGTCCCTACAGGGTTCGGTGTGTTAAGAAACACTGTGATTGCCAAAAAGGGCGATTCGGTGGTGGTTTTCGGGGTCGGCGGAATCGGGCAATGCGTTGTTCAGGGCGCAAAGATAGCGGGTTGCGACCCGATAATAGCGGTAGACCTATTTGATGATAAACTCGTTACCGCAAAGAGTGTGGGAGCTACTCATCTTATAAACCCAACTGAGTGTGATCCTATAGAAGAGATAAGAAAAATCTCTGCCGATGGATTGGATTATGCGGTTGAGGCTACCGGAATTCCCCGAGTTATGGCTCAGGCGCTTGCATCTGTAAGGGTAAGGGGTGGGAGTGTGATCGTCATAGGGAATGCTAAAGAGGGTGATCTGCTGCAATTGGATCCGCACGAACTCAATATGGGCAAGAATATATTGGGAACATGGGGTGGCGACAATGATCCCGATAAAGATTTCCCCGAATATCTTGAAATGTTCGAATCGGGAGTGATAGACCTTGCGCCTCTTATCACACAGTCCTACACGCTTGAGCAGGTAAATCAGGCGATTGACGATCTGGATACCGGGAAAACGCTGCGTCCTATAATTCAAACTTCAAACGGATTTAACTGA
- a CDS encoding class I SAM-dependent methyltransferase: MAYIDFLTDQHSGTKRDYLARMTEYPKAEAIKKAKSYGYDYWDGDRKFGFGGYKYDGRWRSVAEKIATHYGLKPGDSVLDVGCGKGFLLYELTQAVPGLKVQGIDISEYAVENSKEEIRGNLKVADAVSLPFEDNSFDLIISLNTLHNLYCYDLDKAFSEIERVGKKNKYIVVESYRNEEEKVNMMCWVLTGECFFSPEEWEWWFSHSGYSGDHGFIYFE; the protein is encoded by the coding sequence ATGGCTTATATAGATTTTCTTACGGATCAGCATTCGGGAACCAAGCGCGATTATCTGGCGAGGATGACAGAATACCCGAAAGCGGAAGCTATCAAAAAGGCTAAATCATATGGATATGATTACTGGGACGGAGACAGAAAATTCGGGTTCGGCGGATATAAATATGACGGCAGATGGCGTTCTGTAGCTGAAAAGATCGCCACACATTACGGTCTTAAGCCGGGAGACAGTGTGTTGGATGTGGGCTGCGGTAAAGGGTTTCTGCTTTACGAATTGACTCAGGCGGTTCCGGGATTGAAAGTTCAAGGGATAGACATTTCGGAATATGCCGTCGAAAATTCCAAAGAGGAAATAAGGGGTAACTTAAAAGTTGCGGATGCCGTGTCGCTTCCTTTTGAAGATAACAGTTTTGATCTGATTATATCATTAAATACGCTTCATAACCTTTATTGCTATGACTTGGATAAGGCGTTTTCAGAGATAGAGAGGGTTGGAAAGAAAAATAAATATATCGTTGTAGAATCTTACCGCAACGAGGAAGAAAAAGTCAATATGATGTGCTGGGTGCTGACGGGAGAATGTTTCTTTTCTCCCGAAGAGTGGGAATGGTGGTTCAGCCACAGCGGATATTCAGGCGATCATGGATTCATATATTTTGAATAA
- a CDS encoding transketolase, with protein sequence MRNAFADELLKQSKLRDDIVLVTGDIGNRLFDPFKEANPNNFYNAGVAEANAIGMAAGLSMGGFKPIVYTIATFVTARCFEQIKVDVCYNGNPVIIVGVGGGFSYAGNGATHHSFEDIAILRSLPEISIVAPADSYEVRGALRAALKHDKPVYLRLGKKNEPLVHDSVPNFSIGKSIRLKKGNEVCILSTGNITPEAMAAAEMLETEGISTELMSFHTIKPLDREYLEEAFNNFRLVVTVEEHGIIGGLGGAVSEWKAAEELRSEITAKLLSVGAKDSFMHRSGNQTYARKHFGLDSESIRSRITEVYEKTYLSELGVSF encoded by the coding sequence ATGAGAAACGCCTTCGCAGATGAACTTTTAAAGCAGAGCAAATTGCGGGACGATATCGTTCTCGTTACAGGGGACATTGGTAACCGCTTGTTCGATCCTTTCAAGGAAGCAAATCCAAACAATTTTTATAATGCCGGAGTTGCTGAAGCGAACGCTATCGGAATGGCGGCAGGGTTGTCTATGGGCGGTTTCAAGCCGATAGTCTATACGATTGCCACATTTGTTACCGCGCGATGTTTTGAGCAGATAAAAGTAGATGTCTGTTACAACGGCAATCCCGTAATAATCGTCGGCGTTGGAGGAGGATTCTCTTATGCGGGTAACGGAGCAACGCATCATTCGTTCGAGGATATTGCGATATTAAGGTCGCTTCCCGAAATCAGCATCGTGGCTCCCGCAGATTCCTATGAGGTAAGAGGGGCGTTACGGGCGGCGTTAAAACATGATAAACCGGTATATCTCAGGCTGGGCAAGAAAAACGAACCGCTCGTGCATGATTCAGTTCCGAATTTTTCTATCGGAAAAAGTATAAGACTGAAAAAGGGCAACGAGGTTTGTATTCTCTCAACGGGAAATATAACTCCTGAAGCGATGGCGGCGGCTGAGATGCTCGAAACTGAGGGGATTTCAACGGAACTGATGAGTTTCCATACTATAAAACCGCTTGACAGGGAATACCTGGAAGAGGCGTTTAATAACTTCAGATTGGTTGTGACCGTTGAGGAACACGGTATTATCGGAGGTCTGGGTGGCGCTGTTTCTGAATGGAAAGCGGCAGAAGAACTTCGAAGCGAGATTACCGCAAAGTTGTTGTCAGTGGGAGCGAAAGACAGTTTTATGCACCGAAGCGGCAACCAGACATACGCCAGAAAACATTTCGGGCTGGATTCGGAGAGTATCAGAAGCAGGATAACGGAAGTGTATGAAAAGACTTACCTGTCGGAATTGGGAGTAAGTTTTTGA
- a CDS encoding transketolase, whose product MTTMEVANSQLERIASKARKEIVRMSFESKSPHLGSSLSVVDILIAAYWYGLDVDPENPYGEGRDRLIFSKGHAAAALYAVLALRGFFSLDLLDSYAREDTLLGEHPIANALPGLEVATGSLGHGLPMGVGVALANKIKNYNAKTIVVMSDGECNEGSVWEAAMFAPAHDLENLMVVIDFNKWQATGRSREVLSLDSLAEKWEAFGWSTYEVNGHDMTELADAMSYFPDNSCKPIAIIAHTIKGKGVSFMEDDNNWHYRIPTEDEVGKAILELTI is encoded by the coding sequence ATGACGACGATGGAAGTCGCAAACTCTCAGCTGGAGCGAATCGCCTCAAAAGCCAGAAAAGAGATAGTTCGAATGTCGTTCGAGTCAAAATCTCCTCATCTCGGCTCGTCTCTATCGGTGGTGGATATACTTATCGCCGCTTATTGGTACGGTCTGGACGTAGACCCGGAGAATCCCTACGGAGAGGGGAGAGACCGATTGATATTCAGTAAGGGACACGCAGCTGCCGCTCTTTATGCGGTATTGGCTCTCAGAGGATTTTTTTCTTTAGATCTGCTGGACAGTTACGCAAGGGAAGATACCTTGCTGGGCGAGCATCCGATAGCAAACGCTTTGCCGGGTTTGGAAGTCGCAACCGGATCACTCGGTCACGGTCTTCCGATGGGAGTCGGGGTTGCGCTTGCAAACAAGATCAAGAATTACAACGCGAAAACAATTGTAGTGATGAGCGACGGAGAATGTAACGAGGGTTCGGTATGGGAAGCAGCGATGTTCGCTCCGGCGCACGACCTCGAAAATCTTATGGTAGTGATAGATTTTAACAAGTGGCAGGCAACAGGAAGAAGCAGGGAAGTTCTCTCGCTTGACTCTTTGGCGGAAAAATGGGAAGCGTTCGGATGGTCAACATATGAAGTGAACGGGCATGATATGACCGAACTGGCTGATGCGATGAGTTATTTCCCCGATAACAGTTGCAAACCGATAGCGATAATAGCGCACACCATAAAGGGTAAGGGCGTTTCTTTTATGGAGGACGACAATAATTGGCATTATCGGATTCCGACTGAGGATGAAGTCGGGAAAGCAATCCTGGAGCTGACTATCTAA
- a CDS encoding haloacid dehalogenase-like hydrolase: MIIGIDFDNTIVNYDGVFAAAAAEKNMLPENSLKTKESVKQMLLGEGREAEWTELQGYVYGTKMDDARIYKGVEDFIGICAEIGWETVVISHKTRHPVIGPQYDLHAAALQWIKSSGLMLSDVFFETTREYKYARIALIRCDIFVDDLPGFLLDSGFPEEVNGILFDPNNQHKDSDELMRFNSWEMIGTLFPENSALSV; this comes from the coding sequence ATGATCATCGGAATTGATTTTGATAATACTATCGTCAATTATGACGGAGTGTTCGCGGCAGCTGCGGCGGAGAAAAATATGCTTCCCGAAAACAGCTTGAAAACAAAAGAAAGCGTGAAACAGATGTTGCTCGGTGAGGGCAGGGAAGCTGAATGGACGGAACTCCAGGGTTACGTGTACGGGACCAAAATGGATGATGCCCGTATCTATAAGGGTGTTGAGGATTTTATCGGTATATGCGCTGAAATAGGCTGGGAAACGGTTGTTATCAGCCACAAGACGAGGCATCCGGTCATCGGCCCCCAATACGATTTGCACGCTGCGGCTCTGCAATGGATAAAATCGAGCGGATTAATGCTCAGTGACGTTTTCTTTGAAACCACAAGGGAATACAAATATGCGAGGATAGCTCTCATCCGGTGCGATATTTTTGTGGACGATCTACCCGGTTTTCTTCTGGACAGCGGCTTCCCGGAAGAAGTTAACGGGATATTATTCGATCCGAATAATCAACATAAGGACAGCGATGAACTAATGAGATTCAACTCGTGGGAGATGATAGGGACCCTTTTTCCTGAAAATTCGGCGCTGTCGGTTTGA
- a CDS encoding phosphotransferase produces MKVSLNNQAIILLSKIGDLSPFAIKEISGGANNRVYELETSKYKYLMKSYYTDKEDRRDRLSAEFGFSDFLWCEGIHRIPRPVVQDMENRNALFEYAEGKKILPEDVDEHLVSEALYFWVELNSRKNSTRAKSIHKASEAYFSINGHLNNVSNRLKSLSEIKIDYDVSNTAKLFVNDNLIPYWDSVKSEVVADSAVEGIKISDILPDTDWCLSPSDFGFHNAIITESGALRFFDFEYAGWDDPAKLVCDFFCQPEIPVSMKHFSAFSETVSSEYSDAGFHQFRMNLLLPVYQMKWCAIMLNDFLSSGNRRREFSNSNISREKRLEKQLEKSMNKFESMLSERAEV; encoded by the coding sequence TTGAAAGTGTCATTAAATAATCAGGCAATCATTTTATTAAGTAAAATTGGAGATCTGTCTCCGTTTGCAATTAAAGAAATCAGCGGCGGAGCAAATAACCGTGTGTATGAACTCGAAACCAGCAAATATAAGTATTTGATGAAATCTTATTACACGGACAAAGAGGACAGGAGAGACCGGTTAAGCGCAGAATTCGGCTTTTCCGATTTTCTCTGGTGCGAAGGTATTCACCGCATCCCTCGTCCCGTAGTTCAGGATATGGAAAACAGGAACGCATTATTTGAATACGCGGAAGGAAAGAAAATTTTGCCGGAAGACGTTGATGAACATCTCGTATCGGAAGCATTGTACTTCTGGGTTGAGCTAAACTCCCGAAAGAATTCTACACGGGCTAAAAGTATTCACAAAGCGTCTGAAGCATATTTTTCAATTAACGGACATCTAAATAACGTAAGCAACCGATTAAAGAGTTTGAGCGAGATAAAGATAGATTACGACGTTTCTAACACCGCAAAATTATTTGTGAATGATAATCTTATTCCTTATTGGGACAGCGTAAAGAGTGAAGTTGTGGCCGACTCCGCTGTAGAGGGAATAAAAATTAGCGACATATTACCGGATACTGACTGGTGTTTATCGCCATCAGATTTCGGGTTTCACAATGCAATTATAACGGAATCCGGGGCGCTGAGATTTTTCGATTTTGAATACGCCGGATGGGACGACCCGGCAAAGCTTGTTTGCGACTTTTTTTGTCAACCTGAAATTCCTGTAAGCATGAAACATTTTTCGGCATTTTCTGAAACCGTATCATCAGAATATTCTGATGCCGGCTTTCATCAATTCAGGATGAATCTCCTACTGCCAGTTTATCAGATGAAATGGTGCGCCATAATGCTGAACGATTTCCTTTCCAGCGGAAACAGGCGGCGTGAATTTTCCAATAGTAATATATCCCGGGAAAAACGGTTAGAAAAGCAGCTGGAAAAATCTATGAATAAGTTTGAATCAATGCTGAGCGAAAGAGCAGAGGTCTAA
- a CDS encoding class I SAM-dependent methyltransferase — protein sequence MTTEILLPKHHKDQFDHGYENDSEEKFILGPHAYFSLKNDPKHLLFHLARYKFVMKMMKPDFRVMEVGCGDAFGTVLVASAVRSVNATDWDSRMVEDNRERMQQFENIRFDVYDATSGPLSGGPYNAAYSLDVIEHVEPNKEDVFVRNIADSLTDDGMLILGTPNKYAEEWASRESKIGHINWKTHETLESLLSNCFQNVFMYSMNDEVLHTGFDKMGHYVLAVGSVPKR from the coding sequence ATGACGACAGAAATATTATTACCGAAACATCACAAAGATCAGTTTGACCATGGCTATGAAAACGATAGCGAAGAAAAGTTCATATTGGGCCCCCATGCCTATTTTTCGCTGAAGAATGATCCGAAGCATCTTCTCTTTCATCTCGCCAGGTATAAGTTCGTTATGAAAATGATGAAGCCTGATTTCAGGGTAATGGAGGTGGGCTGCGGTGATGCCTTCGGCACTGTTCTTGTGGCGTCGGCTGTCAGGAGTGTGAACGCTACCGATTGGGACAGCAGGATGGTGGAGGATAACCGTGAAAGAATGCAGCAGTTCGAGAATATCCGTTTTGACGTTTATGACGCTACATCGGGACCGTTATCCGGAGGACCTTATAACGCCGCTTATTCCTTAGACGTTATCGAGCATGTGGAGCCGAATAAGGAAGATGTGTTTGTGAGAAATATCGCTGATTCACTCACGGACGACGGGATGTTGATACTCGGCACTCCAAATAAGTACGCTGAAGAATGGGCTTCACGTGAAAGCAAAATAGGACACATAAATTGGAAAACACATGAAACTTTGGAAAGTCTCCTGAGCAACTGTTTTCAAAACGTTTTTATGTATTCGATGAACGATGAAGTGCTGCACACCGGATTCGACAAGATGGGGCATTATGTGCTTGCTGTAGGTTCGGTTCCTAAACGTTAA